One Littorina saxatilis isolate snail1 linkage group LG1, US_GU_Lsax_2.0, whole genome shotgun sequence genomic window carries:
- the LOC138966465 gene encoding TSC22 domain family protein 2-like isoform X1, which produces MNRKQNQEQQQQQQQQQQQQQQQQQQQLYRMNYYPGGQAPAGYAVAASDKPGLYAASPYAAMASPYATAQPGLPPGMQQYAAARQQYAVVSQASPYTSTQPTAAAYYASAGAAGYPAGAGVPLSSLQMMSSAQQQAYLGAQYPGGMGVQRAMMGPTSVAAAGYGGSPLYAASSYTGLTAMPAQPSRSPYAVAQVGYATAANLPPSASNPGPGYASAYGLPY; this is translated from the coding sequence agcaacaacagcagcagcagcagcaacagcagcaacagcagcagcagcagcaacaacaactataCAGGATGAACTACTACCCAGGAGGGCAGGCCCCAGCTGGCTACGCCGTTGCCGCCTCGGACAAGCCAGGCCTCTACGCCGCCTCCCCCTACGCTGCCATGGCTTCCCCCTACGCCACAGCTCAGCCTGGTCTGCCTCCAGGTATGCAACAGTACGCCGCCGCCAGACAGCAGTATGCCGTCGTGTCTCAGGCCTCCCCCTACACCTCCACTCAGCCCACAGCTGCGGCTTACTACGCCTCTGCCGGTGCCGCGGGTTACCCAGCCGGCGCAGGCGTGCCGCTGTCGTCTCTGCAGATGATGTCCTCAGCGCAACAGCAGGCCTATCTTGGGGCTCAGTACCCGGGGGGGATGGGCGTTCAGCGGGCCATGATGGGGCCCACGTCAGTGGCGGCCGCAGGGTACGGCGGCAGCCCTCTCTATGCAGCCAGCAGCTACACGGGCCTCACTGCCATGCCAGCCCAGCCCAGCAGGTCTCCCTATGCCGTAGCCCAGGTTGGGTATGCCACAGCCGCTAACCTCCCCCCTTCCGCCTCCAACCCTGGCCCTGGGTATGCCTCGGCGTACGGGCTGCCCTACTGA
- the LOC138966465 gene encoding TSC22 domain family protein 2-like isoform X2, with product MNYYPGGQAPAGYAVAASDKPGLYAASPYAAMASPYATAQPGLPPGMQQYAAARQQYAVVSQASPYTSTQPTAAAYYASAGAAGYPAGAGVPLSSLQMMSSAQQQAYLGAQYPGGMGVQRAMMGPTSVAAAGYGGSPLYAASSYTGLTAMPAQPSRSPYAVAQVGYATAANLPPSASNPGPGYASAYGLPY from the coding sequence ATGAACTACTACCCAGGAGGGCAGGCCCCAGCTGGCTACGCCGTTGCCGCCTCGGACAAGCCAGGCCTCTACGCCGCCTCCCCCTACGCTGCCATGGCTTCCCCCTACGCCACAGCTCAGCCTGGTCTGCCTCCAGGTATGCAACAGTACGCCGCCGCCAGACAGCAGTATGCCGTCGTGTCTCAGGCCTCCCCCTACACCTCCACTCAGCCCACAGCTGCGGCTTACTACGCCTCTGCCGGTGCCGCGGGTTACCCAGCCGGCGCAGGCGTGCCGCTGTCGTCTCTGCAGATGATGTCCTCAGCGCAACAGCAGGCCTATCTTGGGGCTCAGTACCCGGGGGGGATGGGCGTTCAGCGGGCCATGATGGGGCCCACGTCAGTGGCGGCCGCAGGGTACGGCGGCAGCCCTCTCTATGCAGCCAGCAGCTACACGGGCCTCACTGCCATGCCAGCCCAGCCCAGCAGGTCTCCCTATGCCGTAGCCCAGGTTGGGTATGCCACAGCCGCTAACCTCCCCCCTTCCGCCTCCAACCCTGGCCCTGGGTATGCCTCGGCGTACGGGCTGCCCTACTGA